A window of Clostridium novyi genomic DNA:
AGTTTTATTAAAGAAGAATTTGGTGTAATTGAAAGTAATGATTCAAGACCGTGGACTATATTGTATTATCCTGAAGATATACATATTAAAGATGTAAAGTTAGACAGCTATGTAATAGAAGGAGAGAACATTCAATACGAATACTAATAATTATCTTGATTGAGCCTAAAGTTATATGGGTATAAATCAGGATTTTTTTATGTAAAAAATTGTGATAAAATGATTTGTGTAAGGGTGTTGAAATGGAGGATGTTACTATGCTTAAGTATGATATAGTAATAATAGGAGGAGGAGCTGCAGGTCTTGCGGCTGCTATTAGTGCTAAAAAGAGCGGAATTGATAAGATATTAATTTTAGAAAGAGAAAGTTGTCTTGGAGGTACACTTAATCAGTGTATTCATAATGGATTTGGTTTAGAAATATTTAATGAGAATCTTACAGGTCCAGAATATGTTGAGAAATTTATAGAAGCTATTAATGAAATGAATATAGAATATAAATTAGATACTTGTGTTATGGAATTTAATAGTGATAAAGTTATAAAGGCAGTTAGTAAAAGTGGAATAATTGAAATAAAATCTAAGGCTATAATTATATCAACGGGATGTAGGGAAAAACCTAGAGGATTAATAAATATAGCAGGAAGAAAAAGTGCTGGTATATTTACAGCAGGATCAGCTCAAAAATTTATTAATTTAGAAGGATATATGCCAGGAAAAGAAATTGTTATTTTAGGTTCAGGAAATACTGCTTTAATTATGGCTAGAAGATTTACTTTGGAAGGGGCAACTGTAAAAGCAGTTATAGAAATTTTGCCTTGTGTTGAAGGAAATAAAAAACTTATTAAAGAGTGTTTAGAAGATTTTAATATACCATTAATATTTTCACATACAGTTATAGATGTCCAGGGAAAGGAAAGAATAAAAGGTATTACTATAGCAAAAGTTAAGAATAATACTATAATACCTGATACGGAACAAGAAATAAGTTGTGATACCATTGTGTTATCTGTTGAATTATCTCCAGAAAGTGAATTAGCATTTAAAGCAGGACTAGAAATTGTTCCATTTACAAAGGGTATAAAAGTTAATGAAAATATGGAAACTAATGTGAGTGGAATATTTAGTTGTGGAAATGTTGTTTTTATTCATGATAAAGTTGACAATATAACTTATGAGGGATATAGAGCAGGAGAAAATGCGGTAAACTATATTACAAAATAAAGTTAGAAGCCTAAAGGTTGCAGGAAAAACCCTAGGCTTTTTCTAAAATAGTTTGTTAAAGCAAGATTTACATATTAGCGTAGTTCCTTTATTTGCAGAAATAGAATCAGAAGGATTTTTTAATGTCTTTCCACAGACATCGCAATGAGTAAAATTAGATTTTTTTTCTTGTAAAGGCTTAATGCTTTTAGATATATTAGATTTTTTATTAGCTGGAGGATTATAGATTATAGGTTTATTAGGTGTTTCTAGTTG
This region includes:
- a CDS encoding NAD(P)/FAD-dependent oxidoreductase, producing the protein MEDVTMLKYDIVIIGGGAAGLAAAISAKKSGIDKILILERESCLGGTLNQCIHNGFGLEIFNENLTGPEYVEKFIEAINEMNIEYKLDTCVMEFNSDKVIKAVSKSGIIEIKSKAIIISTGCREKPRGLINIAGRKSAGIFTAGSAQKFINLEGYMPGKEIVILGSGNTALIMARRFTLEGATVKAVIEILPCVEGNKKLIKECLEDFNIPLIFSHTVIDVQGKERIKGITIAKVKNNTIIPDTEQEISCDTIVLSVELSPESELAFKAGLEIVPFTKGIKVNENMETNVSGIFSCGNVVFIHDKVDNITYEGYRAGENAVNYITK